In one Ktedonobacterales bacterium genomic region, the following are encoded:
- the mgtE gene encoding magnesium transporter → MAMIFLSNLLRRTVYDSNNQRIGALRDLYVSLHDVFPRVTALAVKPAVFGEGAAASAGARGNGGTGAALFGQEIIIPWEYVSNLEDERIYLTAPADRVEPLPHGSHIGDLRLARDLLDKQIVDTQGFRVVKVNDLKLAQIRDTARLVGADISLRALLRRLGAETPAVALSRVLPIKLPERTITWNYVEPIEAAEPALAPAGAAASAGNSAADTRSSGTISVPAVRLSVSHAKLAELHPADIADILEQLNVAEGGAILEELDTETAADALEEVEPTRQAALVSELDPERASDLLERIAPDNAADILGELDEQAAARLLDLMPTEESQPIRDLLRYEEQSAGGIMTTEVLSLPSSLTAAETLERLRTQGRELEMVYYLYVVDDERHLVGVVSLRQLVTSSPETRLEAIMDPDVFHVHVNDDQEEVAHIIAKYDLLGLPVVDEDERLVGLITVDDIIDVLDEEHTEDVAELAGTSAADHPEEAFSWRGALNRSGWLAVNLVIGILAAFVLRGLLESSLGGHAGGTSEATSGLIAFVPLLLFTSGGIGAQELGIAGWVLRDRRGRAFWRIFFRELRLGTLGGLLASVVVGVISGALFGNPLLGLALGLGTGITLLIAAICGLALPAVLAQVRLRGSFIAAPLLDPVIAVISLAIFLSTALYLMQRFNI, encoded by the coding sequence ATGGCGATGATTTTCCTGAGCAATCTGCTGCGTCGCACAGTCTATGACAGCAATAATCAGCGTATCGGCGCGCTGCGCGATCTGTACGTCTCGCTGCATGATGTCTTTCCCAGGGTGACAGCCCTGGCCGTAAAGCCCGCCGTGTTTGGTGAAGGCGCAGCAGCGAGCGCAGGCGCCAGGGGCAATGGAGGTACCGGCGCCGCGCTCTTTGGGCAAGAAATCATTATCCCCTGGGAGTACGTCTCCAATCTGGAAGACGAGCGCATTTATTTAACCGCGCCTGCCGACCGTGTTGAGCCGCTGCCACACGGGAGCCACATCGGCGATCTGCGCCTGGCGCGCGACCTGCTGGACAAGCAGATCGTGGATACGCAGGGCTTTCGGGTCGTCAAGGTCAACGATCTCAAGCTGGCGCAGATTCGAGATACCGCGCGGCTGGTTGGCGCAGACATCAGCCTGCGCGCCCTGCTGCGGCGCCTGGGCGCGGAAACGCCCGCAGTGGCGCTCTCGCGTGTGCTGCCCATCAAGCTGCCAGAGCGCACCATCACCTGGAACTATGTTGAGCCGATTGAGGCTGCCGAGCCTGCGTTGGCGCCCGCTGGCGCTGCTGCCAGCGCAGGCAACAGCGCCGCCGATACTCGCTCTTCGGGTACGATCAGTGTGCCAGCGGTGCGCTTGAGCGTCAGTCATGCCAAGCTGGCCGAACTGCATCCGGCGGACATCGCCGACATTCTTGAGCAGTTGAATGTGGCCGAGGGCGGCGCGATCCTGGAGGAGTTGGATACCGAAACCGCCGCCGACGCCCTCGAAGAAGTGGAACCTACACGCCAGGCGGCTCTGGTCAGCGAACTGGACCCTGAACGCGCCTCCGATCTGCTGGAGCGTATCGCCCCTGATAACGCCGCCGACATTCTTGGCGAATTGGACGAGCAAGCAGCGGCGCGGCTGCTCGACCTGATGCCAACCGAAGAATCACAGCCCATCCGTGACCTGCTGCGCTACGAAGAGCAGAGCGCGGGCGGCATCATGACCACCGAGGTACTGAGTCTGCCCTCCAGCCTGACGGCAGCCGAGACCCTGGAACGGCTGCGCACGCAGGGCCGAGAACTGGAGATGGTCTATTACCTCTACGTGGTTGATGACGAACGCCATCTGGTCGGCGTCGTCTCGCTGCGCCAGCTTGTCACCAGCAGCCCGGAGACACGGCTGGAAGCCATTATGGACCCGGACGTGTTTCATGTGCATGTCAACGACGATCAGGAAGAGGTCGCGCACATCATCGCCAAGTATGACCTGTTGGGGCTGCCGGTGGTTGACGAGGATGAGCGGCTGGTCGGCCTGATTACCGTAGATGACATTATAGATGTGCTGGATGAGGAGCATACCGAGGATGTCGCCGAACTGGCCGGAACCAGCGCCGCCGATCATCCCGAAGAGGCATTTAGCTGGCGTGGCGCGCTCAATCGCAGCGGCTGGCTGGCGGTCAATCTGGTGATCGGCATCCTGGCGGCGTTCGTGCTGCGTGGGCTGCTGGAGAGTTCGCTGGGCGGCCATGCGGGCGGAACGAGCGAGGCCACGAGCGGGCTGATCGCATTTGTGCCGCTGCTGCTCTTCACCAGCGGCGGCATCGGCGCGCAGGAGCTTGGCATCGCGGGCTGGGTGCTGCGCGATAGGCGCGGGCGGGCATTCTGGCGCATCTTCTTCCGCGAGCTTCGCCTGGGTACGCTGGGTGGACTCCTCGCCAGCGTCGTCGTCGGAGTAATCTCCGGCGCGCTCTTTGGCAATCCCTTGCTGGGTCTGGCGCTGGGCCTGGGAACCGGCATCACTCTTTT